TCCCTAAGTCCATCACCAAATAGATTGAAAGCAAGTACAGTTATTGTTATAGCAATACCTGGAAATAGAATTATATGAGAAGCATTATAAAAATATCCTCTCCCTGCTCCGAGCATACTCCCCCATTCTGCTTGTGGAGGTTGTACTCCAAGTCCCAAAAATCCAAGAGCCGCCGTATCTAAAATAGCGTTAGATACTCCGAGAGTCGCACGCACAATTATAGGCGAAATTACATTAGGTAATATGTGTTTAAATATTATAGCAAAATCACTATTTCCAATAACTCTTGCAGCTTGAACATATTCACTATCTTTAATTGATAATATTGAACCCCTAACAATTCTCGCATATTCAGGAATGGTAACAATACTTATTGCAATTATAGCATTATCTATACCCTTACCTAGAACACTCATAAAAGCAATTGCAAGTAATAAAGAAGGGAAGGCAAGTATAATATCCATAAATCTCATAATTAGCATATCTACCTTGCCACCATAATATCCAGCTATAGATCCTACAAAAATCCCTATGGATAGAGCTACTGCAACTGCTGTAATGCCAACTCTTAAAGAAATTTTAGTACCATCTATTATCCTGCTTAAAATATCACGCCCCTGCTCATCTGTTCCAAACCAATGAGCTAATGATGGTTTTTGAAGGCTTTGAGCTAATTCTCCTATATTCGGATTATAAGGCATAATTAATGGTCCCAAAATGGCAACAAGTACTAATATTATTATAATTACCAGCCCGACTAGAGCTGCTTTATTTTTCTTAATCATATACCATGCATTCCCAAGTTTAGATTCTTCTTTAGGAGTGTTTTGCAATTGTACTTCTTCATTTAAATTTTGGGTTATCATTTTATATCACTCCTCTAAGAATATTTAATCCTTGGATCTATAAATGCATAAATTATATCTACGATTAAATTAACAAGCACAAAAATTACTGCCATCATCATAACCGTACCTTGAACAACAGGATAATCTGTAACTAAAATTGCATCTACTACGTATTTACCAACACCTGGCCATGAGAATACAGTCTCTGTTAGTACTGCTCCCCCTAGTAACGATCCTAGTTGAAGCCCTATTACTGTTATAATTGGAATCAATGCATTTTTCAGTGCATGTCCAAATATAACTGGTCTTTCTAAAAGACCCTTCGCTCTAGCGGTCCTAATATAATCTTGTCTCACAACCTCAAGCATAGTAGAACGAGTCATTCTTGCAATAATCGCAGTGGATGCAGATCCAAGTGCTACCGCTGGCATAATCAGATGTTTTAAAGCACTAGCGAATGCGGCCATATTTCCAGTAGCCAAAGAATCAATTAAGTATAAACCTGTGATTCTAATTGGTTCAAGGCCTATATCTATCCTCCCGGATACTGGCAACCAATGAAGTTGAACTGAAAAAACTAATATAAAAATTAAGCCTAACCAAAATATAGGCATTGATACTCCAAGCAGTGATACTATCATGCAAATATAATCAGCAATTGAGTTTTGTTTAATAGCAGAAATAACCCCCATAATAACTCCAAAAATAGAAGAAAATATAATAGCTGCTAATGCAAGTTCAATTGTAGCTGGGAAACGTGCCATTATTTCATCCCATACCGGAGTTTTTGACATAAGTGAATTTCCCAAATCCCCATGAAATATTCCTATTAAAAAATCCCAATACTGAATATAAATAGGCTTATTCAGTCCAAGTTGTTCTCTTAGAGCTATAATCTGACTTTGACTTGCGTGCTGACCAAGAATTGTGGCAGCTGGATCAGTAGTAAACATGTGCATAACCAAGAAAACAAGCATTGATACTCCAACGATAACGGGTAATAGCAAAAGCAGTCTTTTAATAATATATTTAGCCATGGTTGCCTCCTCTTTAAATCTTAAAAAGTGAAACACCGCAACTTACGGTATTCCACCTAAAAATCTTTCTTAAATAGAATTATTTATCTACACCACTAAAAAATACTGTTCCTGTTGGATGTATAGCAAACCCAGTAACCTTAGGTGAATATGCTGCAAGGGCTTGTGAATGTGATATTGGAAGCCATGGAGCATCTTTTGCTACCACTTGTTGTATTTCTTTATAAACTTTATTTCTTTCCTCTCCATTTGGTAATGCTCTGCCTTTTTCAAGTAAAGCGTCCACAACAGGATTTGAATATTGAGCTGAATTCAAAGTAGATTTAATTTCATGTGAATCAAGTAATGTAAGGAAGTTATCCGCATCACCATTGTCACCTGTCCAACCATAGAAGAATATATCTCCTTCTCCATTAGCAAGTTTTGCTTTATAATCAGTCCAATTGTATGAATCTATAGTTGCTGTAACTCCAATCTTTGCCAAGTAATTTTGAACTGATTCTGCAAGTTTTTGTCCACCAACTGTATTATATGGTCTAGGATTAGAATAAGTAATAATTTTAACCTTTAAATTTGATTTCCCAGCATCCTTAAGCATCTGTTTTGCCTTTGCTACATCATATTTATATGGCTCAACTGTCTTATCGTAACCAGGCATAAATGATGGAAGTGGACTGTTTGCTACGGTTGAATATCCTTGATACAAATATTTAACAAGTTCATCGCGATTGATTGCATGAGAAATAGCTTCCCTTAACTTAACATCATTAAATGGTGCTCTTGATGTATTAAATCCCATATAGTTGATGTTCATTCCATCACTTTGATATATTTTCATATTACTAGATTTTAATTTTGCAATATCATTAGGGTCAACTCCGTCAATTATATCTGTTCCGGCAGTCATTAAATCACTGGCACGTACTGAATTTTCTTTTGTAAACTTAAACACTATGTTATCAGCCTTTGGTTTAACTCCCCAATACGTATCATTTTTCTTAAGTTTTATTGACTGATTTTTATCCCAAGATACAAAAGTATAAGGCCCTGTACCAACTGGATTTTCAACAAATTTAGCTCCAAACTTTTTAGCTGCTGTTGGACTTACAATTGGAGCCGCAAGGCACATAGCAAGATTCGCTAAAAACGGAGTATATTTATTTTTAAGCGTAAACTTAACTGAATAATCGCCAGTTTTTTCAAGTTTCGCTACTGGTCCAAATGTGAAAGATGCATAAGGCATATCATTTGTAGCCTTTGGAGGCAGTTGTCTCCCAACACTATATATAACCGAATCTGCATTAAAAGGTGTTCCATCTTGGAACTTAACATTCTTTCTTAAATTAAAAGTATATTCTTTTCCATCAGTACTAATTTTCCAATCCGTAGCAAGACTAGGTTCAATATCGGTAGATCCATCTTTGTATTTAAGAAGACCTTCATAAACATTAACAATAACCTTAGCAGACTCACCATCATCTACATAAGCTGGATCTAATCCTCTAGGATCTGCTCCCTGAGAATAAATTATTGTTTTTGGCGTTCCTGTTTTGGTTGCGGTAGCCTTTGAACTTCCACAGCCTGTAAGCGCGGCACTTAATACAAGTACCCCCGTAAGCATCATAGCAAGATATTTCCTTTTCATATTAATTTGCCCCCCCTAAAATGTGTAAATAATCCATATTTAAAACTGAAATGTTTGTTTTGGAATCATGCATTTATTTAGCCTATTTTACCATCATATATTTAAAATTGCAAGTTTTATTAATTGTTAATTCAATTAATTATTTATTGCACCTATGTAGCTATGTATATGTCATAAATTCTATTTTTATGAATTATTAATTGAGTACTGCTTCATATTTAACATATAATTTTGAAACTACGTTATATAAGCTATTGATAAATATGTCTTTTACTGCAATAATAAGTATAGGTTAAGATATAAATTAAAATAAAAAATTGTTATTATAATTAAACTAATATCGGAGGTAAATATATGGAATCAGTTAATATTTTAGGTACGGGGAGTGCTATGGTTACAAAATGTTATAACACTTGTTTTACCATTTCTAATGGTAAAGAGCATTTTTTAGTAGATACAGGTGGTGGAAATACCATACTCTCAAACCTAGAAAAATTAAACATAGATATAGGCAATATCCACAATGTTTTTATATCTCATAGACATAACGATCATATTTCTGGCATTGTTTGGATCATTAGGGCTGTAGCTCAGCAAATTATGAATGGAAATTATGACGGCAATCTAACAATTTATTGCCACAAAAATAATATTGATATAATAAACACAATAAGCGACTTACTTTTAGATAAAAAATTTACAAAATATATTGGAACTAGAATACTATTTAATGAGATTTATGATAAGTGCACTGTTACTATACTAGACTTAAATATAAATTTTTTTGATATCAAAAGTACTAAAGAACTTCAGTTTGGCTTTAATACAACACTTAAAAACGGAAAAAGTTTGGCTTTTTTTGGTGATGAGCCTTACAACGAAGAGTTATTTGAATATGCTAATAATGTAGATTATCTTTTTCATGAAGCCTTTTGTTTATATTCACAAAAAGATATCTTTAAACCTTATGAAAAGCATCATGCTACTGTAAAAGATGCTTGTGAAAATGCATCCAAGCTAAATGTAAAAAATATAGTTCTATTTCATACTGAGGATAAAAATATATTAAATAGAAGAAAACTATATACTGATGAAGGCAAGAAATTCTTTGCAGGAAATATTATTGTTCCTGATGATTTAGATATTATTGAATTGTAGATGATTTAATATCAAATAAACAAAATGTTTACCATAAGTCTGTGCCCATAATATCCTAGAGATATTATGGGCGCAGACTTTTTTATGCAAGAAGAAATATATAACATGTTATTCTGTAAAATTATATTCTAAATAAGAATACTTTTTCCATAAATAGTTCAGAATAAAAAAGAGTGATATATGCACATGGAAGGAGTAAATTATGAAAGTTGGTATTCCTAAAGGGTTATTATATTATAAATACTACCCATTTATAAACACATTTTTAAGTGAACTAGGTGTAGAAATAATTACATCTACAGATACGAATAAAAATATTTTAAATGAAGGAATTAAATATTGCGTGGATGAGGCATGTCTACCTATAAAGATATTCCATGGACATATCTTAGATATAAAAGATAAATGTGATTTATTAATAATACCAAGATTTATGAGGGTACGCGAGCGCGAATTTATATGCCCAAAGTTTTGCGGACTTCCAGAAATGATTTTATGTAGCATACCTAATATGCCAAAAGTAATGACAGAACCTATATATGCAACAAGCGAGAAGGAATTATATACTTGGTGTAAAAAATTAGCTAACATGATTACGAAAGACAAACGCAAAACAAAGGTTGCATTTAACAATGCTCTAGAAGAACAAAGAAAGACTAAATTTGGCATCAAAGATGAAGGCTATAAAATAACTATCGCTCTAGTTGGGCATCCATACAATCTCTACGATACCTTTATTAATATGGATATAGTAAAGAAATTAAACAAATTAGGAGTCGGGATCATAACAGAGGAATACGTGAGTGAAGAACAAATTAAATCAGAGATAAATACTCTTTTTAAACGTCCCTTTTGGACTTTTGCATCAAATTCTTATGGCTTTACAACTAGTATATCTAAAAATAAAGAAATAGATGGTGCTATATATATATCATCCTTTGCTTGCGGAATAGACTCTGTTGTAATTGAACTTATTAAAGATAAACTTGAAGGTTTCCCTCTTTTAGTCTTAAAAGTTGATGAACATACTGGTGAAGGTGGTCTAGATACAAGAATTGAGGCCTTTATTGATATGATTGAAAGGAAAAATAACAATGAAGATAACATTTCCACATTTCGGCAACACACATCTTGCAGCTAAAGCATTATTTGATGGGCTCGGTATAGAATGTATAATTGCACCATTTAATAGTAGCGCAGCATTGGAGCTAGGCTCGACGTTTTCTCCTGAAGAAATGTGCTTACCTTATAAAATTATGATGGGTAATTATTTGCAGAGTATAAAGCTTGGGGCTGATACCATACTCCTTCCCGGAAGCTGTGGTCCTTGTAGATTTGGTGAGTACTGCGAATTGCAAATAAATGCACTTAAGAAAATGGGGCACAACTTAACTTTTATTGTAGTTGATAGTCCTTTTGATATTGGCAAAAATGAATTTTTAAATCGCCTATCCAAGATATCAAATAATAGTAAAGAAGGTAAATTACAAAAAATCAAAGCATTAAAAGTGGCCTACACTGTAAATGAACTTATAGATAAAATTGAAAGTAAAGTACATTATTTAACAGGATTTGAAGTTAACAAAGGTCAATTTAAAAACCTTTTAAAAGAATGCACCATAAATGCCGCCAATGCACTTTCACCACCACAGATGGTGAGTATTTTAAAAGAATATAATAATAAAATAGATAATGTTCCTATTAATAAAGATAAGACCCCAATTAAAATTGCAATTATTGGTGAGATTTATACTATAATTGAGCCCTTTGCTAATCTATATATAGAAGATAAACTTATGGACTATGGAGTATCCACTAAAAGAAAACTTACCCCTACTTGGTGGATTAAAAATGCATTACTTAGTCCATTTAAACTTAACTCAATTGACATAAGGAAAGCCTCTAAAGAATATCTTCCATATTATATTGGTGGTCACGCTAGAGAATGTGTAGGAGAAATGCTTCTTGCAGAAAAAGAAAGTTTTGATGGAGCAATTCAAATCTTTCCTATGGGATGTATGCCTGAAATTGTATCAAAAGCAATTCTAACTAAAATTTCAAGTGATAAGGATTTTCCAATAATGACTTTAATAGTAGACGAAATGACTGGTGAAGCCGGTTATATTACTAGGATAGAAGCATTTGTAGATATGTTAGAGAGGAGAAAAAACAATGTACTATATGGGAGTTGATGTAGGATCTGTAAGTACTAACATTGTACTATTAGATAATGCATTAAATGTTGTAGAAAAATTATATTTAAGAACAAAAGGTAAACCTATAAAAGCAATTCAAGACGGATTAAAAATATTAAACAAGAAATATGATACTAAGCAAATAAAATCAGTTGGAACTACTGGAAGCGGAAGACAAATGGCATCTTTTTTAATAGGCGCAGACATTGTAAAAAATGAAATTACTGCTCATTCAGTTGCATCCCTTGAAATTGACAAAGAAGTAAGTACCATATTAGAAATAGGTGGTCAAGATTCAAAGATAATATTATTAAAAAATGGTATAGTAACAGATTTTGCAATGAATACAGTATGCGCAGCAGGTACAGGGTCTTTTCTTGATAGGCAAGCAGAAAGGCTTGAGATACCTATTGAAGATTTTGGAGACTATGCATTAAAGTCAAAATCGCCTGTTAGAATAGCTGGAAGATGTGCCGTTTTTGCAGAATCTGACATGATACATAAGCAACAGCTTGGATATAATGAAGAAGACATAATAGGTGGGCTTTGCGAAGCAATGGTAAGGAATTATTTAAGCAATGTCGGAAAAGGTAAACAAATCCGTTCAAAAATATTTTTTCAAGGTGGTGTTGCAGCTAATATTGGTATTAAAGCAGCTTTTGAGAAAGCCTTAAATACTGAGGTTTATGTCCCAGTTCATTATAATGTAATGGGCGCTATTGGGGCTGCAATACTTTCAAAGGAAAAAACCATGAGGATAGGTAAAACAAATTTTAAAGGGTTTGAAATAGCATTTAATGATTTTGTACCCAGAAATATTGAGTGCAATGGTTGTGGTAATAATTGCGAAGTAATTGCAATAAAGGATGGTGATAAAACTGTAGGCTGCTTTGGAGATAGGTGTGGCAAATGGAGCAATAAAATGGAACTCAAAAGTAGAGCTAGTAGATAAACATTTATCTACTAGCTCTACTTTTTTAGTATCTTATTCCATACAATTACTTATCTAAAGTTTTCATATAATCAAGTTGTTTCTCTGCGGTTTTCTTCATATCATTTATAAGAGTAGTTTCTTCAATTGCTAATTTTTGTATATCAGTCATATTTTTATTAAATTTAGCTAATGTAGCAGGTGATTTAAAATATACCATATTGTTCTTTACTTCATAATTTCCCTTTTCACTTACCATAAAGGTTACACTATCATTTATCTTTTTAATAAAGTTTATTTCAAATGCTATATATTTCTTTATCATAGCACTTGATTGAAGTTGTCCC
This window of the Clostridium estertheticum genome carries:
- the nikC gene encoding nickel transporter permease, whose protein sequence is MITQNLNEEVQLQNTPKEESKLGNAWYMIKKNKAALVGLVIIIILVLVAILGPLIMPYNPNIGELAQSLQKPSLAHWFGTDEQGRDILSRIIDGTKISLRVGITAVAVALSIGIFVGSIAGYYGGKVDMLIMRFMDIILAFPSLLLAIAFMSVLGKGIDNAIIAISIVTIPEYARIVRGSILSIKDSEYVQAARVIGNSDFAIIFKHILPNVISPIIVRATLGVSNAILDTAALGFLGLGVQPPQAEWGSMLGAGRGYFYNASHIILFPGIAITITVLAFNLFGDGLRDALDPKLHQ
- a CDS encoding ABC transporter permease; the encoded protein is MAKYIIKRLLLLLPVIVGVSMLVFLVMHMFTTDPAATILGQHASQSQIIALREQLGLNKPIYIQYWDFLIGIFHGDLGNSLMSKTPVWDEIMARFPATIELALAAIIFSSIFGVIMGVISAIKQNSIADYICMIVSLLGVSMPIFWLGLIFILVFSVQLHWLPVSGRIDIGLEPIRITGLYLIDSLATGNMAAFASALKHLIMPAVALGSASTAIIARMTRSTMLEVVRQDYIRTARAKGLLERPVIFGHALKNALIPIITVIGLQLGSLLGGAVLTETVFSWPGVGKYVVDAILVTDYPVVQGTVMMMAVIFVLVNLIVDIIYAFIDPRIKYS
- a CDS encoding ABC transporter substrate-binding protein codes for the protein MKRKYLAMMLTGVLVLSAALTGCGSSKATATKTGTPKTIIYSQGADPRGLDPAYVDDGESAKVIVNVYEGLLKYKDGSTDIEPSLATDWKISTDGKEYTFNLRKNVKFQDGTPFNADSVIYSVGRQLPPKATNDMPYASFTFGPVAKLEKTGDYSVKFTLKNKYTPFLANLAMCLAAPIVSPTAAKKFGAKFVENPVGTGPYTFVSWDKNQSIKLKKNDTYWGVKPKADNIVFKFTKENSVRASDLMTAGTDIIDGVDPNDIAKLKSSNMKIYQSDGMNINYMGFNTSRAPFNDVKLREAISHAINRDELVKYLYQGYSTVANSPLPSFMPGYDKTVEPYKYDVAKAKQMLKDAGKSNLKVKIITYSNPRPYNTVGGQKLAESVQNYLAKIGVTATIDSYNWTDYKAKLANGEGDIFFYGWTGDNGDADNFLTLLDSHEIKSTLNSAQYSNPVVDALLEKGRALPNGEERNKVYKEIQQVVAKDAPWLPISHSQALAAYSPKVTGFAIHPTGTVFFSGVDK
- a CDS encoding MBL fold metallo-hydrolase, translated to MESVNILGTGSAMVTKCYNTCFTISNGKEHFLVDTGGGNTILSNLEKLNIDIGNIHNVFISHRHNDHISGIVWIIRAVAQQIMNGNYDGNLTIYCHKNNIDIINTISDLLLDKKFTKYIGTRILFNEIYDKCTVTILDLNINFFDIKSTKELQFGFNTTLKNGKSLAFFGDEPYNEELFEYANNVDYLFHEAFCLYSQKDIFKPYEKHHATVKDACENASKLNVKNIVLFHTEDKNILNRRKLYTDEGKKFFAGNIIVPDDLDIIEL
- a CDS encoding acyl-CoA dehydratase activase-related protein, yielding MKVGIPKGLLYYKYYPFINTFLSELGVEIITSTDTNKNILNEGIKYCVDEACLPIKIFHGHILDIKDKCDLLIIPRFMRVREREFICPKFCGLPEMILCSIPNMPKVMTEPIYATSEKELYTWCKKLANMITKDKRKTKVAFNNALEEQRKTKFGIKDEGYKITIALVGHPYNLYDTFINMDIVKKLNKLGVGIITEEYVSEEQIKSEINTLFKRPFWTFASNSYGFTTSISKNKEIDGAIYISSFACGIDSVVIELIKDKLEGFPLLVLKVDEHTGEGGLDTRIEAFIDMIERKNNNEDNISTFRQHTSCS
- a CDS encoding acyl-CoA dehydratase activase-related protein yields the protein MKITFPHFGNTHLAAKALFDGLGIECIIAPFNSSAALELGSTFSPEEMCLPYKIMMGNYLQSIKLGADTILLPGSCGPCRFGEYCELQINALKKMGHNLTFIVVDSPFDIGKNEFLNRLSKISNNSKEGKLQKIKALKVAYTVNELIDKIESKVHYLTGFEVNKGQFKNLLKECTINAANALSPPQMVSILKEYNNKIDNVPINKDKTPIKIAIIGEIYTIIEPFANLYIEDKLMDYGVSTKRKLTPTWWIKNALLSPFKLNSIDIRKASKEYLPYYIGGHARECVGEMLLAEKESFDGAIQIFPMGCMPEIVSKAILTKISSDKDFPIMTLIVDEMTGEAGYITRIEAFVDMLERRKNNVLYGS
- a CDS encoding acyl-CoA dehydratase activase; the encoded protein is MYYMGVDVGSVSTNIVLLDNALNVVEKLYLRTKGKPIKAIQDGLKILNKKYDTKQIKSVGTTGSGRQMASFLIGADIVKNEITAHSVASLEIDKEVSTILEIGGQDSKIILLKNGIVTDFAMNTVCAAGTGSFLDRQAERLEIPIEDFGDYALKSKSPVRIAGRCAVFAESDMIHKQQLGYNEEDIIGGLCEAMVRNYLSNVGKGKQIRSKIFFQGGVAANIGIKAAFEKALNTEVYVPVHYNVMGAIGAAILSKEKTMRIGKTNFKGFEIAFNDFVPRNIECNGCGNNCEVIAIKDGDKTVGCFGDRCGKWSNKMELKSRASR